From the genome of Bosea sp. Tri-49, one region includes:
- a CDS encoding phosphoadenylyl-sulfate reductase: MFELQEQAGNLNAAFGTADAAERLAGLARQVAGRLVFTTSFGLEDQVVTHLIATQALPIEIVTLDTGRLFGEVHALWADTEARYGIAITPFYPRHDAVEAFVLSHGINGFYNSIEARKACCNARKVEPLGRALAGAAAWITGLRADQSAARGGVALAEVDRERGLVKFNPLLDWSRDEALAFARKHDVPLNPLHEQGFLSIGCQPCTRAIQPGEPERAGRWWWEEEAAKECGLHVGPDGRLVRSKPAAEVLA; this comes from the coding sequence ATGTTCGAGTTGCAGGAACAGGCCGGAAACCTCAATGCTGCGTTCGGAACGGCGGATGCCGCCGAACGCCTTGCGGGACTGGCGCGGCAAGTTGCCGGGCGCCTCGTCTTCACCACCAGCTTCGGTCTCGAAGACCAGGTCGTCACCCATCTGATCGCAACCCAGGCGTTGCCGATCGAGATCGTCACGCTCGACACGGGTCGGCTTTTCGGTGAGGTCCATGCGCTCTGGGCGGACACTGAGGCGCGCTACGGCATCGCGATCACGCCGTTCTATCCGCGGCATGACGCCGTCGAGGCTTTCGTGCTCAGCCACGGCATCAACGGCTTCTACAATTCGATCGAGGCCCGCAAGGCCTGCTGCAATGCCCGCAAGGTCGAGCCGCTCGGCCGGGCGCTCGCCGGGGCCGCTGCCTGGATCACCGGCCTGCGCGCTGACCAGTCGGCTGCGCGCGGTGGCGTCGCCCTTGCCGAGGTCGACCGGGAGCGCGGTCTGGTCAAATTCAATCCGCTGCTCGACTGGTCGCGCGACGAGGCCCTGGCCTTCGCCCGCAAGCACGACGTCCCGCTCAACCCGCTGCACGAGCAGGGTTTCCTCTCGATCGGCTGCCAGCCTTGCACCCGCGCGATCCAGCCGGGCGAGCCGGAACGGGCCGGGCGCTGGTGGTGGGAAGAAGAGGCCGCCAAGGAATGCGGCCTGCATGTCGGCCCGGATGGCCGGCTGGTGCGGTCCAAGCCGGCCGCGGAGGTTTTGGCGTGA
- a CDS encoding nuclear transport factor 2 family protein, translating into MPERARVDAFVAAVVSGDHVGAIRDFYTDDATMQENANEPRRGREALMAHEARALARLNEMHTHPPVAVLVDGDHVVVRWIFDATDKTGVTRRLEELAFQRWQGDRIAEERFFYDTGSAWQVIE; encoded by the coding sequence ATGCCTGAGCGCGCCAGAGTTGATGCCTTCGTCGCCGCCGTCGTCAGCGGCGACCATGTCGGCGCTATCCGTGATTTTTACACCGACGACGCGACCATGCAGGAGAACGCCAACGAGCCCCGTCGGGGCCGCGAGGCGTTGATGGCGCATGAGGCGCGGGCCTTGGCGAGACTCAACGAGATGCACACGCACCCGCCTGTTGCGGTGCTCGTCGACGGCGATCATGTCGTCGTCCGCTGGATTTTTGATGCAACCGATAAGACCGGCGTCACGCGCCGCTTGGAGGAGCTGGCCTTCCAGCGCTGGCAGGGTGATCGCATCGCCGAGGAGCGCTTCTTCTACGATACCGGAAGCGCCTGGCAGGTGATCGAATAG
- the cysD gene encoding sulfate adenylyltransferase subunit CysD, with translation MIQLSHLQKLEAEAIFIIREVVATCEKPVLLYSIGKDSAVLLHLVMKAFYPGKPPFPLLHVDTTWKFRDMIAFRDQTASRLGLDLIVHVNEEGVRAGVNPFASGSRLHTDVMKTQGLKQALDKHGFDAAFGGARRDEEKSRAKERVFSLRSEQHRWDPKNQRPEPWRLFNTRKAPGESFRVFPLSNWTEKDVWDYIALENIPVVPLYFAAPRPVVRRNGAWIMRDDERMELLPGEQLETRMVRFRTLGCYPLTGAVESEAANLTDIIAEMRASRSSEREGRVIDHDGSGSMEQKKQEGYF, from the coding sequence GTGATCCAGCTCAGTCATCTGCAGAAGCTTGAAGCCGAGGCGATCTTCATCATCCGTGAGGTCGTCGCGACCTGCGAGAAGCCCGTTCTGCTGTATTCGATCGGCAAGGACTCGGCGGTGCTGCTGCATCTCGTGATGAAGGCCTTCTATCCCGGCAAGCCGCCTTTCCCGCTGCTCCATGTCGATACGACCTGGAAGTTCCGCGACATGATCGCCTTCCGCGACCAGACCGCCAGCCGCCTTGGCCTCGACCTGATCGTGCACGTCAACGAGGAGGGCGTGCGTGCCGGCGTCAATCCGTTCGCCTCGGGCTCGCGCCTGCACACCGACGTCATGAAGACGCAAGGGCTGAAGCAGGCCCTCGACAAGCATGGCTTCGACGCGGCCTTTGGCGGCGCCCGGCGCGACGAGGAGAAGAGCCGGGCGAAGGAGCGGGTGTTCTCGCTGCGCTCGGAGCAGCATCGCTGGGACCCGAAGAACCAGCGCCCGGAGCCCTGGCGGCTGTTCAACACGCGCAAGGCGCCGGGCGAGAGCTTCCGCGTCTTCCCGCTGTCCAACTGGACCGAGAAGGACGTCTGGGACTACATCGCGCTCGAGAACATCCCGGTCGTGCCGCTCTATTTCGCCGCGCCACGCCCGGTCGTGCGTCGCAACGGCGCCTGGATCATGCGCGACGACGAGCGCATGGAGCTTTTGCCCGGTGAGCAGCTCGAGACCCGCATGGTCCGCTTCCGCACGCTCGGCTGCTACCCGCTGACCGGGGCGGTCGAGAGCGAGGCGGCGAACCTCACCGACATCATCGCGGAAATGCGGGCGTCACGCTCCTCCGAGCGCGAGGGCCGCGTCATCGACCATGACGGCTCGGGCTCGATGGAACAGAAGAAGCAGGAAGGCTATTTCTGA
- the tssH gene encoding type VI secretion system ATPase TssH produces MADISLEAVTGKLNRVGYEAFIQALRQAKGAGNRNVELAHWLAQILQRRSTDIGLTAQHYGLDMARLATDIGGVIEGFRKNETEMPGVANNVVDVLDRGWHYATLFFGETQIRTGHVLVAALKSLELKRALTGISKEFGKIPVEELAAGHAKIWKDSEEENLRPMDGSGLRAAGTPGAEQAEGAKGTTALDRFSQDLTEKARSGTMDPILGRDDEIRQVIDVLMRRRQNNPILTGEAGVGKTAIAEGFAQRIVAGDVPPPLRGVKVCALDIGLMQAGASMKGEFEQRLRSVIDEVQSSPTPVILFIDEAHTLIGAGGPAGTGDAANLLKPALARGTLRTVAATTWSEYRQYFEKDPALTRRFQPVQVDEPDVLRCCTMLRGLIGPMEKHHKVRISDAAIVAAVQLSSRYIPARQLPDKAVSLLDTACARVAISQTATPAAIEDARVAISALEKEKVALIADKDLGDATDERLGKIDEENAELQAKLEALEADWASELALVEEITLLRGKLGEKPAGEAVAADGEAPAETAPAEAPVDPEATRASLKDKFTTLGAIDPANRMIYAHVDEQSVASVVSDWTGIPVGRMVKDEIETVLNLAATLNKRVVGQGHGIGMIAKRIETNRAKLDNPNKPIGVFMLCGPSGVGKTETALALAESLYGGEQNVITINMSEFQEAHTVSTLKGAPPGYVGYGEGGRLTEAVRRKPYSVVLLDEVEKAHPDVHELFFQVFDKGQMEDGTGRRIDFKNTLIILTSNVGTDEIMRMAGDESSRPDAEELAVALRPALLKVFPPALIGRLVTIPYYPLSGEMLGGIVRLQLGRIGKRLRDNHNAAFVYDDAVVEHIVAQCNDPDSGGRMIDNIITNSMLPALSRSILNLQLEKKPLTEAKVTVEDGAFHYACN; encoded by the coding sequence ATGGCCGATATCAGTCTCGAAGCCGTCACCGGAAAACTCAACCGCGTCGGCTATGAGGCCTTCATCCAGGCACTGCGCCAGGCCAAGGGCGCCGGCAACCGCAATGTCGAGCTGGCGCACTGGCTCGCCCAGATCCTGCAGCGACGCTCGACCGATATCGGGCTGACGGCGCAGCATTACGGCCTCGACATGGCCCGGCTCGCCACCGATATCGGCGGCGTCATCGAGGGCTTCCGCAAGAACGAGACCGAGATGCCCGGCGTTGCCAACAACGTCGTCGACGTGCTCGACCGCGGCTGGCACTACGCCACCCTGTTCTTCGGCGAGACGCAGATCAGGACCGGCCATGTCCTGGTCGCGGCGCTGAAATCGCTCGAGCTCAAGCGGGCGCTCACCGGCATCTCGAAGGAGTTCGGCAAGATCCCGGTCGAGGAGCTCGCTGCCGGCCATGCCAAGATCTGGAAGGACTCCGAAGAGGAGAACCTGCGGCCGATGGACGGCTCGGGCCTGCGCGCCGCGGGTACGCCCGGCGCCGAGCAGGCCGAAGGCGCCAAAGGCACCACCGCGCTCGACCGCTTCTCGCAGGATCTGACCGAGAAGGCGCGCTCGGGTACGATGGACCCGATCCTCGGTCGCGACGACGAGATCCGCCAGGTCATCGACGTGCTGATGCGCCGGCGTCAGAATAACCCGATCCTGACCGGCGAGGCCGGCGTCGGCAAGACGGCGATCGCCGAGGGCTTTGCCCAGCGTATCGTCGCCGGCGACGTGCCGCCGCCGCTGCGCGGGGTCAAGGTCTGCGCGCTCGACATCGGCCTGATGCAGGCCGGTGCCTCGATGAAGGGCGAATTCGAGCAGCGCCTGCGTTCGGTCATCGACGAGGTCCAGTCCTCGCCGACGCCGGTGATCCTGTTCATCGACGAGGCGCATACCCTGATCGGCGCCGGTGGCCCTGCCGGCACGGGCGACGCCGCCAATCTGCTCAAGCCGGCGCTGGCCCGGGGCACCTTGCGCACTGTCGCGGCGACGACCTGGTCGGAATACCGCCAGTATTTCGAGAAGGACCCGGCGCTGACCCGGCGCTTCCAGCCGGTGCAGGTCGATGAGCCCGATGTGCTGCGCTGCTGCACCATGCTGCGTGGCCTGATCGGCCCGATGGAGAAGCACCACAAGGTCCGCATCTCCGACGCCGCCATCGTCGCCGCGGTACAGCTCTCCTCGCGCTACATCCCGGCTCGCCAGCTGCCCGACAAGGCGGTGAGCCTGCTCGACACGGCTTGCGCCCGCGTCGCGATCAGCCAGACCGCGACGCCGGCGGCGATCGAGGATGCCCGCGTCGCGATCTCCGCACTGGAGAAAGAAAAGGTCGCCCTGATCGCCGACAAGGATCTCGGCGATGCCACCGACGAGCGCCTCGGCAAGATCGACGAGGAGAACGCCGAGCTCCAAGCGAAGCTCGAGGCGCTGGAGGCAGACTGGGCCTCCGAGCTTGCTCTCGTCGAGGAGATCACGCTGCTGCGCGGCAAGCTCGGTGAGAAACCGGCCGGCGAGGCCGTGGCTGCCGACGGAGAAGCCCCAGCCGAGACCGCTCCGGCCGAAGCGCCCGTCGATCCGGAAGCGACGCGCGCCAGTTTGAAGGACAAGTTCACCACGCTCGGCGCGATCGATCCGGCCAACCGGATGATCTACGCCCATGTCGACGAGCAGTCGGTCGCCTCGGTCGTTTCCGACTGGACCGGCATCCCGGTCGGCCGCATGGTCAAGGACGAGATCGAGACCGTGCTCAACCTCGCCGCGACGCTGAACAAGCGCGTGGTCGGGCAGGGGCATGGCATCGGCATGATCGCCAAGCGCATCGAGACCAACCGCGCCAAGCTCGACAATCCGAACAAGCCGATCGGCGTCTTCATGCTCTGCGGCCCCTCCGGCGTCGGCAAGACCGAGACCGCGCTGGCACTGGCGGAATCGCTTTATGGCGGCGAGCAGAACGTCATCACCATCAATATGAGCGAGTTCCAGGAGGCGCACACCGTCTCGACGCTGAAAGGCGCGCCTCCCGGCTATGTCGGCTATGGCGAGGGCGGCAGGCTGACCGAGGCTGTCAGGCGCAAGCCCTATTCCGTGGTGCTGCTCGACGAGGTCGAGAAGGCCCATCCCGACGTGCACGAGCTGTTCTTCCAGGTCTTCGACAAGGGCCAGATGGAGGACGGCACTGGCCGGCGCATCGACTTCAAGAACACGCTGATCATCCTGACCTCGAATGTCGGCACCGACGAGATCATGCGCATGGCCGGTGACGAGAGCAGCCGTCCCGATGCCGAAGAGCTCGCAGTCGCGCTGCGGCCGGCCCTGCTCAAGGTCTTCCCGCCGGCGCTGATCGGCCGCCTCGTGACGATCCCCTACTATCCGCTCTCGGGCGAGATGCTGGGCGGCATCGTCAGACTGCAACTCGGTCGCATCGGCAAGCGCCTGCGTGACAACCACAACGCCGCCTTCGTCTATGACGATGCGGTGGTCGAGCACATCGTCGCCCAGTGCAACGACCCCGATTCAGGCGGACGCATGATCGACAACATCATCACCAATTCGATGCTGCCGGCGCTCTCGCGCAGCATCCTCAACCTGCAATTGGAGAAGAAGCCGCTGACGGAGGCGAAGGTCACTGTTGAGGACGGAGCGTTCCACTACGCCTGCAACTGA
- a CDS encoding RidA family protein, with product MTSGMPPSDPVSRRARAVLPEGWPQPRGYANGMVAEGKVLMTGGLVGWDAQGVFAKGFVAQVGQTLANIKAVVEAGGGKVEDIVRLTWYVTDIEAYRKSLAELGPAYRANFGRHFPAMAVVAVAALVEPEAMVEIEATAVLAD from the coding sequence ATGACCAGCGGCATGCCGCCCTCCGACCCTGTTTCGCGTCGCGCCCGCGCCGTCCTGCCCGAAGGCTGGCCCCAGCCACGCGGCTATGCCAACGGCATGGTCGCCGAGGGCAAGGTGCTGATGACCGGCGGTCTCGTCGGCTGGGATGCTCAAGGCGTCTTCGCCAAAGGCTTCGTCGCGCAGGTCGGCCAGACGCTCGCCAACATCAAGGCGGTGGTCGAAGCCGGCGGCGGCAAGGTCGAGGATATCGTGCGGCTGACCTGGTACGTCACCGACATCGAGGCCTATCGCAAAAGCCTGGCCGAGCTCGGCCCGGCCTATCGCGCCAATTTCGGCCGGCATTTCCCGGCCATGGCGGTGGTCGCGGTCGCGGCTCTGGTCGAGCCCGAGGCGATGGTCGAGATCGAAGCGACGGCGGTGCTGGCCGACTGA
- a CDS encoding EF-hand domain-containing protein, which translates to MTSIGGVGGFRPPPPGKPPSFDKLDGNSDGVLNLDEFAAGAPKGADSKKTERLFKAMDADQDGSVSKAESDAFKAKFEKADQQMQALLLMLQSDSASATTAKKADAKDGDDKNYFAKLDADSDGSVAKEEFLKAVAPDGDGSNGLLSRLFAAMDADQDGKISKKEMDDFKKQMEERASHRPPPPPPPEVAGASEAYGQTYQLGAKPPAGATYSQAA; encoded by the coding sequence ATGACAAGCATCGGCGGCGTTGGGGGCTTTCGTCCGCCACCGCCCGGGAAACCACCGAGCTTCGACAAGCTCGACGGCAACAGCGACGGGGTGCTCAACCTCGATGAATTTGCCGCCGGCGCGCCGAAGGGCGCCGACAGCAAGAAGACCGAGAGGCTGTTCAAGGCGATGGACGCCGACCAGGACGGCTCGGTCAGCAAGGCGGAATCGGACGCCTTCAAGGCGAAGTTCGAGAAGGCCGACCAGCAGATGCAGGCCCTTTTGCTGATGCTCCAGTCGGATTCGGCCAGCGCCACCACGGCGAAGAAGGCCGACGCCAAGGACGGCGACGACAAGAACTACTTCGCCAAGCTCGACGCCGATTCCGACGGCAGCGTCGCCAAGGAAGAATTCCTGAAGGCGGTCGCTCCCGATGGCGATGGCTCGAACGGCCTGCTCAGCCGCCTCTTCGCCGCGATGGACGCGGATCAGGACGGCAAGATCTCCAAGAAGGAGATGGACGACTTCAAGAAGCAGATGGAGGAGCGCGCCTCGCACCGGCCGCCTCCACCGCCGCCACCGGAAGTCGCCGGCGCGTCCGAAGCCTATGGCCAGACCTACCAGCTTGGAGCAAAACCCCCGGCTGGCGCAACCTATTCCCAGGCGGCTTAA
- the cysN gene encoding sulfate adenylyltransferase subunit CysN, whose amino-acid sequence MAALAKLKGQPAPAGQPHPANDQGQNTEGSARALLRFITCGSVDDGKSTLIGRILYEAGAVFDDQLTALDSDSRKFGTQGAAPDFALLVDGLSAEREQGITIDVAYRYFSTDARSFIVADTPGHEQYTRNMATGASTADLAIILIDARKGLLPQTRRHSFIVSLVGVRHVVVAVNKMDLVGYDEAVYRQIEQDYRKAVAGLGFASIDFVPVSARDGENVTSLSGLTPWYRGPALLPLLESVVVVAEAEVEAGFALPVQWVNRPDLDFRGFAGTVARGRLRVGDVVAALPSGRRSTIARILAPSGDVSQAGAGQSVTVTLTDEIDVSRGDVIASLTHGPAAQQELRARLLWTGEAALREGGEFILKLATATANAQIIRLHHSVDIESYAEAPAESLAMNGIGLTTLKLDRPLAVLDYARSRELGGFILIDRLSNQTVAFGFVDIRTAQDKTRSITEAGAAGRAILRLVGWRGAQERRVWFEAASWRLASGLFVFAAVALPTGQWALAAALGLGDVVLRPLLKGLHARLWARRAPPALYDGAGI is encoded by the coding sequence ATGGCGGCGCTCGCGAAGTTGAAGGGCCAGCCCGCTCCGGCTGGCCAGCCGCATCCCGCCAATGATCAGGGCCAGAACACCGAGGGCAGCGCTCGTGCCCTGCTGCGGTTCATCACCTGCGGCTCGGTCGACGACGGCAAGTCGACCCTGATCGGCCGCATCCTCTACGAGGCCGGGGCGGTCTTCGACGACCAGCTCACCGCGCTCGACAGCGATTCCCGCAAATTCGGCACGCAAGGCGCGGCGCCGGACTTCGCGCTGCTGGTCGACGGGCTCTCGGCCGAGCGCGAGCAGGGCATCACCATCGATGTCGCCTATCGTTATTTCTCGACCGACGCTCGCAGCTTCATCGTCGCGGACACCCCCGGCCACGAGCAGTACACCCGCAACATGGCGACCGGCGCCTCGACCGCCGACCTCGCCATCATCCTGATCGATGCCCGCAAGGGCCTGCTGCCGCAGACACGCCGGCATTCCTTCATCGTCTCGCTGGTCGGCGTCCGCCATGTCGTCGTCGCCGTCAACAAGATGGACCTGGTCGGCTATGACGAGGCGGTCTATCGGCAGATCGAACAGGATTACCGCAAGGCGGTCGCCGGACTCGGCTTCGCCAGCATCGATTTCGTCCCGGTCTCGGCCCGCGACGGCGAGAACGTGACCAGTCTCTCCGGGCTGACGCCATGGTATCGTGGGCCGGCGCTGCTGCCCTTGCTCGAATCCGTCGTGGTCGTCGCAGAGGCTGAGGTCGAGGCCGGCTTTGCCTTGCCCGTGCAATGGGTCAACCGGCCCGATCTCGACTTCCGTGGCTTCGCCGGCACGGTCGCGCGCGGACGCCTGCGCGTCGGCGATGTGGTCGCGGCGCTGCCTTCCGGCCGGCGCAGCACGATCGCCCGCATCCTCGCGCCCTCCGGCGACGTCTCGCAGGCGGGCGCCGGCCAGTCGGTGACTGTCACGCTCACCGACGAGATCGATGTCTCCCGTGGCGACGTCATCGCCTCGCTCACGCACGGCCCCGCGGCGCAACAGGAGCTGCGGGCGCGGCTGCTCTGGACCGGCGAGGCGGCGCTGCGCGAAGGCGGCGAATTCATCCTCAAGCTCGCCACCGCGACCGCCAACGCCCAGATCATCCGGCTGCACCATAGCGTCGATATCGAGAGCTATGCCGAAGCGCCGGCCGAGAGCCTGGCGATGAACGGGATCGGCTTGACGACCCTGAAGCTCGATCGGCCGCTCGCGGTGCTCGACTACGCCCGCAGCCGCGAGCTCGGCGGCTTCATCCTGATCGACAGGCTCAGCAACCAGACGGTTGCCTTCGGTTTCGTCGATATCCGCACGGCTCAGGACAAGACTCGCTCTATTACTGAAGCCGGTGCTGCTGGCCGCGCTATTCTGCGGCTCGTCGGCTGGCGAGGTGCGCAGGAGCGGCGTGTCTGGTTCGAGGCGGCGAGCTGGCGTCTGGCGTCCGGATTGTTCGTCTTTGCCGCCGTGGCGCTGCCGACGGGGCAGTGGGCTCTCGCGGCTGCTCTTGGGCTGGGCGATGTGGTGCTCCGGCCGCTGCTGAAGGGCCTGCATGCCAGACTATGGGCTCGGAGGGCGCCGCCTGCGCTCTATGACGGGGCCGGAATCTGA
- the tssG gene encoding type VI secretion system baseplate subunit TssG, with product MNKTAPTLPEPAALDVLRVEPPFVEGLQAEPWRHDFYAVLRRIERSFPERERIGDVAARRDEYVALGEQPYMDFPASTFAEVDRDLQGRLRLFVKFLGLLGPQGALPLATTEESYHWQLVRDDAFPRFLDIFNNRFLQLFYRAWADSRPIAQHDRPDKDRFVAYVGSMVGLGSKPYQNRDSVPDPEKLAHAGLAGAQAKSASRLRSLLAGLFDIEVEVEQFVGMRLVFDPEDRTKLGRGQCSLGSNVLLGASVYSVEDKFRVKLVARDLEQFNRFLPNGDRCEPLADAVFFYLGEQFEWDVELALPVGKVRPMQLGRFGALGWSSWVSPNWNVPDGSLRRDARFHPAERMRLKRSQQTQNRR from the coding sequence GTGAACAAGACCGCGCCCACGCTACCGGAACCGGCCGCGCTCGATGTGCTGCGCGTCGAGCCGCCTTTCGTCGAGGGGTTGCAGGCCGAGCCCTGGCGCCATGATTTCTACGCGGTACTACGCCGGATCGAGCGTAGCTTCCCGGAGCGCGAGCGTATCGGCGATGTCGCCGCACGGCGCGACGAATACGTCGCGCTCGGCGAGCAGCCTTATATGGACTTCCCGGCCTCGACTTTCGCTGAGGTCGACCGCGACCTGCAGGGGCGGCTGCGGCTCTTCGTCAAATTCCTCGGCCTGCTTGGCCCACAGGGCGCATTGCCGCTAGCGACGACCGAGGAGAGCTATCACTGGCAGCTCGTCCGCGACGACGCCTTCCCGCGCTTCCTCGACATCTTCAACAACCGCTTCCTGCAGCTCTTCTATCGAGCCTGGGCCGATTCCCGGCCGATCGCGCAGCATGACCGGCCCGACAAGGACCGTTTTGTCGCCTATGTCGGCAGCATGGTCGGCTTGGGTTCCAAGCCCTACCAGAACCGCGATAGCGTTCCCGATCCCGAAAAGCTGGCCCATGCCGGGCTCGCTGGTGCGCAGGCCAAGTCAGCCTCGCGCCTGCGCAGCCTGCTCGCTGGCCTCTTCGACATCGAGGTCGAGGTCGAGCAGTTCGTCGGCATGCGGCTGGTCTTTGATCCGGAGGACCGGACCAAGCTCGGCCGCGGCCAGTGCAGCCTCGGCAGCAATGTCCTGCTCGGCGCCAGTGTCTACAGCGTCGAGGACAAGTTCCGGGTCAAGCTCGTCGCGCGCGATCTTGAGCAGTTCAATCGCTTCCTGCCGAATGGTGATCGCTGCGAGCCTCTGGCCGATGCGGTGTTCTTCTATCTCGGCGAACAGTTCGAATGGGATGTCGAGCTCGCCTTGCCGGTCGGCAAGGTCAGGCCGATGCAGCTCGGCCGTTTCGGCGCGCTCGGCTGGTCGAGCTGGGTCTCGCCGAACTGGAACGTGCCGGACGGCAGCTTGCGCCGCGATGCGCGTTTCCATCCCGCTGAACGCATGCGGCTGAAGCGCAGCCAGCAGACACAGAACCGACGATAA
- a CDS encoding M23 family metallopeptidase, which translates to MQPVRLKRRSDEAATPTALQPESEIPRRPRSGGGRSGSRRGGVLPWTLAVLAIIGAGVTGYLLYEEKSRVAALQQEQAILQSSYDEKLKALQRRLVSAIVASGSSPGLPAQPGQPAGTGRAGDQLADLITRQIELEARQALLGALAGQAVGPILPQGGAQAPGGNQFADGQNVLDRVNPAVLAQQRRQVAAAVKAAETMSLDQRITILGQSLDRVQNGQSQQLPALGRQLVGRVQEVRAALAEVGLDPANVKLPPGRPGMGGPLIPMTVTLKAGTFEHALMQLGEARAVFGRWRDLAAIVPFQRPLEGDDSTTSNFGPRSDPFTGGTAMHAGMDFRGETGTPVRAPGAGKVLRAEVAGGYGNLIELDHGNGITTRYGHLSAFDVKEGQLVAAGQIIGRVGSTGRSTGPHLHYETRLSDEARNPLKFIQLGDKLAVGPSGLR; encoded by the coding sequence GTGCAACCGGTTCGCCTCAAGCGGCGGTCTGACGAGGCTGCCACCCCGACCGCTCTCCAGCCGGAGAGCGAGATTCCGCGCCGTCCGCGCAGCGGTGGCGGCAGGTCAGGATCACGGCGCGGCGGGGTGTTGCCCTGGACGCTGGCGGTGCTGGCGATCATCGGCGCCGGTGTCACCGGCTACCTGCTCTATGAGGAAAAGAGCCGCGTCGCCGCGCTCCAGCAGGAGCAGGCGATCCTGCAGAGCAGCTATGACGAGAAGCTCAAGGCGCTGCAGCGCCGCCTCGTCAGCGCCATCGTCGCATCCGGTAGTTCACCCGGCCTGCCGGCGCAGCCGGGCCAGCCGGCCGGGACTGGACGGGCGGGCGATCAACTTGCCGACCTGATCACCCGCCAGATCGAACTCGAGGCCCGTCAGGCCCTGCTCGGCGCGCTCGCCGGTCAGGCGGTCGGGCCGATCCTGCCGCAGGGCGGTGCGCAGGCGCCGGGCGGCAACCAGTTCGCCGATGGTCAGAACGTCCTCGACCGCGTCAATCCGGCCGTGTTGGCACAGCAGCGCCGGCAGGTCGCGGCGGCGGTCAAGGCAGCTGAGACCATGTCGCTCGACCAGCGCATCACCATACTCGGCCAATCGCTCGACCGCGTGCAGAACGGTCAGAGCCAGCAGCTCCCGGCGCTTGGGCGCCAGCTCGTCGGACGCGTGCAGGAGGTGAGGGCAGCGCTGGCCGAGGTCGGGCTCGACCCGGCCAATGTCAAGCTGCCACCGGGCCGGCCCGGCATGGGCGGGCCGCTGATACCGATGACGGTAACGCTGAAGGCAGGCACCTTCGAGCATGCGTTGATGCAGCTCGGAGAGGCGAGGGCGGTTTTCGGCCGCTGGCGGGACCTGGCGGCGATCGTCCCATTCCAGCGCCCGCTCGAAGGCGACGACAGCACGACCAGCAATTTCGGCCCGCGCTCGGATCCCTTCACCGGCGGCACGGCGATGCATGCCGGCATGGATTTTCGCGGCGAGACCGGAACGCCGGTCCGCGCCCCCGGAGCGGGAAAGGTGCTGCGCGCCGAGGTCGCCGGCGGCTACGGCAACCTCATCGAACTCGACCATGGCAACGGCATCACCACCCGCTACGGCCACCTCTCGGCCTTCGACGTCAAGGAAGGGCAGCTTGTTGCAGCAGGGCAGATCATCGGCCGTGTCGGCTCGACGGGACGCTCGACCGGACCGCATCTGCATTATGAAACAAGGTTGTCGGACGAGGCGCGCAATCCGCTGAAGTTCATTCAGCTCGGCGACAAGCTCGCGGTCGGGCCGAGCGGCCTGCGCTAA